GTGGTGGCCGACACGCTGGGCTCGGCCGGCGCCATCGTCGCCGCCGTCGTCATCCAGGCGACCGGCTGGCGGTACGTCGACCCGCTCGTCGGCGCCGCCATCGGCGTCTTCATCCTGCCGAGGACGTGGCGCGTCGGCGGCCAGGCGTTGCGGGTGCTGCTCCAGTCGGCGCCGCCGGATGTCGACCTCGCCGCCCTCCAGGCGGACCTCGAGGCCATCGACGGCGTCGTCGACGTCCACGACGTGCACGTCTGGACCCTCACCTCGGCGATGGAGGTCGCCTCCGCCCACCTCATGACCGGCGCCCGCACCGACGGCCACGCCGTGCTCGACCAGGCGAGGAGCCTGCTGGTCGAGCGGTACGGGATCGCGCACGCCACGTTCCAGGTCGAGCCGGAGACCCACGAGGGCTGCAGCGAGGTCGCCTGGTAGCGGCTCGACAATCGAACATGTGTTCGCTATGCTCGGGCGCCATGACCGGCTGGCGCGTCGAGGAGGTCGAGGGGCTGCGCCGGTCGATCGCCATGCTGCCGCCCCTGCACCCGGCCGCGCTCGACCGGGAGACGGCCCTCGTCGTCCTCGCCGCCCTCGAGGACGCCCTCCGCCGCCTGGGGGAGCGATGAGTCAGCCGGCGAGGTGCACGGGAAGGGGGTCGCCGGCGACGGCCACGGCGACCAGGGCGGCCGGCGTGCCCGGGTCGACCAGGGTGGCCGGGCCGTCCGGGGCGACGACCGCCGCCGGTGCGTCGCCGGTGACCGACGCCGGCGGAGCGTCCACCCGGGTGACGCTCCACCGGCCGTCGGGGGCGTCGGCGACGGGCCGCCATCCGGCGAGGTCGTCGCCCTGGCCGGTCACCACGGAGAAGCGGTCGGCGTCGACGATGCCGAGCCCCATCGCCTTGCCGGCCGCCTCCTTCAGGACCCACAGGCCGAGCAGGTCGCCGCCGGCCCGCCGGCCCGCCCACCGCCGCTCCGCCGGGGACAGCACCGGCGTCAGGTCGCCCGCGGCCACCGGCCGGCCCGGGTCCTCGACGTCGACGCCCACCGGCCTGGGCGCGACCGCCACCACCGCCCACCGCTCGCTCCTCGACACGCTGAACTCGACCTCGGCGGTGAGCAGCCGCGGGCGGCCGTGGTCGGGGTCGCCGCACCGGGCGCACGCCCGGGTGAACGCCATGGCGGCCGTCGGCCGGCCGGTCGCCTCGGCGAGCACCCGGCGGGTGAGGGCGAGCGACACGGCGACG
This genomic stretch from Acidimicrobiales bacterium harbors:
- a CDS encoding 4'-phosphopantetheinyl transferase superfamily protein, producing the protein MVEEVTAAAADAATALLSGGERARVAAIRRPARAAAVAVSLALTRRVLAEATGRPTAAMAFTRACARCGDPDHGRPRLLTAEVEFSVSRSERWAVVAVAPRPVGVDVEDPGRPVAAGDLTPVLSPAERRWAGRRAGGDLLGLWVLKEAAGKAMGLGIVDADRFSVVTGQGDDLAGWRPVADAPDGRWSVTRVDAPPASVTGDAPAAVVAPDGPATLVDPGTPAALVAVAVAGDPLPVHLAG